The nucleotide window CCACGTTGTTTTTCAGGGCATATAACCCTGCCGCCGCCAGAATCCCCGCCTGACGCATTCCGCCGCCGGTCATCTTACGCCAGCGGTTGGCGCGTTTGATGTAGTCCGCATTGCCGACCAGCAGGGAACCTACCGGCGTACCCAGGCCTTTAGAGAGGCAAATGGTGAACGAGTCACAATATTGGGTGATCTCTTTCAGCTCGCAGCCATACTCCACCACGGCGTTAAAGATGCGCGCACCGTCAACGTGCAGCCCCAGCTTGCGCTCGCGGGTAAATTCCCATGCGGCTTTCAGATACTCACGCGGCAGCACTTTGCCGTTATGGGTATTTTCCAGACTGAGCAGTTTTGTACGGGCGAAGTGGATATCGTCAGCTTTGATTTTTGCGGCGACCTTATCGAGCGGCAGGGAGCCGTCCGGTGCGGCATCAATCGGCTGTGGCTGAATGCTGCCGAGCACCGCTGCGCCGCCCGCTTCATACAGGTAGTTATGTGCACCCTGGC belongs to Enterobacter cloacae and includes:
- a CDS encoding low-specificity L-threonine aldolase, yielding MIDLRSDTVTRPGRAMLEEMMAAPVGDDVYGDDPTVNELQRYAAELSGKEAALFLPTGTQANLVGLLSHCERGEEYIVGQGAHNYLYEAGGAAVLGSIQPQPIDAAPDGSLPLDKVAAKIKADDIHFARTKLLSLENTHNGKVLPREYLKAAWEFTRERKLGLHVDGARIFNAVVEYGCELKEITQYCDSFTICLSKGLGTPVGSLLVGNADYIKRANRWRKMTGGGMRQAGILAAAGLYALKNNVARLKDDHNNAAWMATQLREIGADVMRHDTNMLFVRVGDEHAAALGEFMKARGVLINASPVVRLVMHLDVSREQLSEVVKHWQAFLQR